Genomic segment of Thermogemmata fonticola:
GTAGCGGCCACCAAGGCTTTGTGGGCGGCTTTTTCGGGAGCAAAGGTACGCAAGGCGTTCTCCAGGGTGGGGGCATCGAACGGCTCGGCGGCGGCCAGAACCGACCGGAAGGATCGCAGGAGTTCCGTAGCGGGGCGTAAGGCTTTCTCGACGGCTGCGGGGTCATAGGCCGGATCGTGCCGGAGCAGCGGGGCGGCGAATTGCACCAAGTCGGAGAACAGCTTGATCCGCTCTCCGGCGGCTTCCACAATCTGGAGCAATCGCTGCCGTTGATGTTCCGGCAGGGGATCGCTCACGAGTCCCGCTCGGCGCAGATAGGGGAGGCCCCGTTCGACCTTTTCCGCCGCCGGCACACGCTTCATGTACTCGCCTTGCAGCCAGTACAATTTCTTTTCGTCGAAGTTGGCTGGAGCCTTGGTCACGCGTTCCAAGCTGAAATGCTGCAAGGCCACTTCCAACGGGATGTATTCGCTACTGTCATCGAGCGACCAACCGAGGCGCACCAGATAGTTGATGAGGGCAGCGGGAAGGTATCCCAGCTCCCGGTAGTAGGCGACCGTGGCGATATTCAGATCATCCCGTCTTCGCAGTTCCTCTTCGGTCCAGCCGCAGGCCTTGAGCCGGGCGATCTCATCGGCAGTCAAAGGCGGGAGTTTGCGCTTGCTCATCTTCTCCCCCTTGTAGTTGACAAGAGGGATGTGGGCGAATTCCGGCGGCGTGGCTCCGAGGGCTTCGTAAATGAGAATCTGGACCGGCGTGTTGGTCAGGTGCTCCTCGGCCCGGATGACATGAGTGATGCGAAAATCGATGTCATCCACCACTGTGGCGAAGGCGTACACCGCCCGGCAATGCCCCTGCTCATCGGGTGCCCGCAGCAGAACTGGATCGCGGATGGTGTCGGTGCTGACCTCCACCGTTCCCCGGACATGATCGTGAAAGCGGACGATGCGTCCCAGAGGGACTTTCAGCAGCAGAGGGGCGGGGCGCTCCCGGTAGAGCCGCACATTGTCTGCGGGATCGTGATCCCGATGGCTGCCGCGGTGGACATACGGCTGGCGCAAGCGTTGGGCCAGTTCCCGACGCTGCTCCTGCTCTTCCGGGGTCGTGTAATCAGGGTAGGCTTTGCCTTGCTCCAGCAAACGCATGGCGGCAGCTCGATATTTGTCCTGGCGCTGGCTTTGGAAATACGGGGCATGGGGGCCGAAGCTTGCACCGCTGCCGTCGGGAGTCGGTCCTTCATCCCATGTCAGTCCCAACCAGGCGAACCCATCCAGG
This window contains:
- a CDS encoding glutamate--tRNA ligase, which encodes MTVRTRFAPSPTGYLHIGGVRTALFNWLFARRHGGQFILRIDDTDTARNRAEAVKPILDGFAWLGLTWDEGPTPDGSGASFGPHAPYFQSQRQDKYRAAAMRLLEQGKAYPDYTTPEEQEQRRELAQRLRQPYVHRGSHRDHDPADNVRLYRERPAPLLLKVPLGRIVRFHDHVRGTVEVSTDTIRDPVLLRAPDEQGHCRAVYAFATVVDDIDFRITHVIRAEEHLTNTPVQILIYEALGATPPEFAHIPLVNYKGEKMSKRKLPPLTADEIARLKACGWTEEELRRRDDLNIATVAYYRELGYLPAALINYLVRLGWSLDDSSEYIPLEVALQHFSLERVTKAPANFDEKKLYWLQGEYMKRVPAAEKVERGLPYLRRAGLVSDPLPEHQRQRLLQIVEAAGERIKLFSDLVQFAAPLLRHDPAYDPAAVEKALRPATELLRSFRSVLAAAEPFDAPTLENALRTFAPEKAAHKALVAATRVAVTGVTVGFGLYETLAILGKEEVLRRIDLALTLCDNPALAGRS